In Kaistella sp. 97-N-M2, the sequence GATCTTCACTTTATAATCACCATCGTTACTTTGATCTTCTACGAGTTTTTGCAGTTGTTCCAGGCGGTTTTTGCAGTTGATAAACGCACATTCATCATTGAGTTTTTGATGCTGAAAATAAAGTTTTGCGTTTCCGCTGTTTTTTGAAATGATTTTGTTGTACAACATCGAAATCTTGAGCTGATTAACTTTTAATTCATTCGGCGTGAAAAGCTGAATATTACTTAGGAAATTGATTTCCTTCATCGCATCCCAGTCGAATAAGGTGGGGAAATACTCCAAATCTTCTGTTCGGTCGAAAATTGCTATGTATTTCGACATTTGAATTTTTTGCAACGCTGCCGCTTTTAAATCTAAATCGAAAAAATGTTTTGTTAAGTAGTTTTTAAAATCCAGTTTCGACCACGTTTCGATTTCCGTGAAGTCTTCTCCGTTAGAGAGCGTTTGAGTGCGGATATTTATGCGCTGATTAATCCGCCAGTGATTTTGACTGTAATAGTCGTTGAAAAATTCGCCCAACAAAACCTCATACAGCAACTTATCGTCGCCTTTCAATTGAGATTCCACACCGCTTAACTTCTTGAAAAACTTGCTCCCAGCATCATTTTTCGTGTCGTCCTGTGTTCGGTTTACAATACTGAATTCCGCCTTGAGGGATCGAATGAGCTGAACCGCGTTGTCTTCTTTCATAGCGTGGTTTTGGATTTCTAAAATTAAAGGGAGATTGGATTTGAATTTTCCGGTTTTATAGTTTTCGGCGACTTTCTTCCACTGCTCGTCGTAATATTTTTGCGCGAAAATGGTGGTACAGGCAAAGAACAAAAAGAGGATGGCAAAAATTTTATTTTTCATAGATTTGTTTTCTCGTTAAAAACCTCGGAGGTTTTGACAGCCACTGAGGTTTGTTGTTATGAACAGCTTAAATTTACTAAAAAAATACATCATCGACAGCCAGATTTTCGTTTCCGTGATGGGAACTTTTTTTGCTGTCTTTTTTATGTTTGAGCAGGACACCATCAAAACTCCGACCATCGCCCTGATTTTTATAACGTATTTTAGCGGTTACCTCTACACGAAATATCAAAATACGGGGAAACTCTTTTATAAAATTCTAATTTTTAATACGGTTTCGGGAATTATTTCTGTTTTGTTGATCATTAATAATCATAATGAATACCGGCTGTTAAAGTGGTTCATCATCGTGGTTCTGGGGCTTTTATACGACAGTTCTTTTCTGAAATTTTTTGTGCGTAAAATTCCGCTCTTTAAAATATTTTACGTCGGATTGACCTGGGCTTTAATTAATTCGTGGCTGATCTTACCGGAATTTAATTCGGAAATCTTTTGGATCAGTTGGCTTTTTATCACGGCGCTGGTTTTACCCTTCGATATTCGCGACATGGAATCCGATACCGTGGTAACTTTTCCGCGGTTAATTGGCGTTCAGAACACGAAATACTTCGCTTATCTGCTGGTTTTTATCAGTTTAATGCTTTCCGTCCTTTATTTAAAAACGCCTTTTTCAACTGCCTTTTTCATCACCTCAATTTTTACGTTCTTCCTTATTTATTTCTCCGACAATTCCAACAAAGATTCTTATTTTTCTTTTTGGGTCGAAGGTTGTTCGGGTCTGCCGTTTTTAATTATCATTTTAATGAAGTATTTTTGACGAATGATTATCCGAAAGCTCTCGCTCCTCAATTTTAAAAACCACGATGAAAGAAATTTCGATTTTTCTCCGCAGATCAATTGTTTCGTGGGGAATAATGGCGTGGGAAAAACCAATATTTTAGATGCGCTGCACTATTTATCGGTGGCGAAAAGCTTTCTCGGAAATACCGATTTAAATAACATCAAAGAGAACGAAGATTTTTTCACGGTTGAAGGCCATATTTTCAACGGGGAAAAAGTGGATATTATTAAAGTTCAGCAACCGAAAGACACGAAGAAAATCCTCAAGAAAAACGATAAATCGTACGATCGAATTGCGGATCACATCGGCTTTTTGCCCAGCGTGATTATTTCGCCCTACGATTCCAATTTAATTTCGGACTCCGGGGAAAGCCGGCGGAAATTTCTGGATTCGATGATTTCCCAAACCGATTCCGATTATCTTTTTAATTTAATTCAGTACCAAAAAACAGTGCAGCAGCGGAATGCGCTGTTGAAAAGTTTCGCAAAAAACCGCTATTTCGACGGCGATAATCTGGAAATTTACAACGAACCTCTAATTAAATTCGGCACCAAAATTTTTCTGAAACGACAGAAATTTACGAATTCTATTTTGCCTTTAATTCAAAGTTATTACGAAATCATCTCGAAAGGCAACGAAAAAGTAACAGTCAATTATCAGTCGGATCTGCAGGAAGAATTTGATGAAAATCAGCCCGATCAAAAATTCAGGAATCTTCTCAACCAAAATCTGGATAGAGACCGCATGCTTACTTACACTTCGAAAGGCGTTCACAAAGACGATCTTCTATTTGAGATGAACGGAAATTCCCTTAAAAAAATAGGCAGTCAGGGACAGCAAAAATCTTTTTTAATCGCGTTGAAGCTTTCGCAAATGAACAGAATTAAAGAACTGACGGGAAAAACGCCCATTCTTTTGCTCGATGATATTTTCGATAAATTAGACGATTCCAGAGTTTCGCAACTCATCGAACTGGTGAATCAGGAACATTTCGGACAAATATTTATCACGGATACGAGTAAAGAACGCACGGAAAATGTGGTGAAAAGAATTAATGAAGAAAGTAAGATATTTGAATTGTGATGAAAAAAAAAGGGAATTTCAATCTTCCGAACTCGTGAAATCTTTCGCGCACCTTTATGGTTTCGAAGATAAATTACTGGCTTTCGAAGTGAAGGATTTTTTGCACGATTATCTGAACGATGCACTTTTCAACGAAATCGAATCGGTAAATCTCAACAGAAAAGTTTTAGAAATAAAAATAAAATCGCCGTTGCTGAAGAACGACTTCCGAATGCGGAAGACTTTTTTTCTTAATAAATTTAAAGAACAATTCCCGGACGCGGATTTTAGCGATCTTCAGATTTTGTAATTACCGTATTGTCCACCATTTCCTTCGTGCTGATATCTAAAGTTTGGGACCGAATAGGCAGAAAAAAGCGGAACGGATTCTTCAGGAAATACCGGAAAATTTCTTTGTAAATTTCTTGCACTTCCCCAAAGTTCACCTTCCGCGAGCGGAAAGCGAGGATCATCGACAAACCAAAACTGACGGCGAAATTAAAAAATCCGATGATAAAAACCGTCGTAACCGAAATCCAAACCGTGTACGGATCGACCTCAAAACCTTTTCCGTAAAAACCTAACGCGATATTTCCTGCCGCAAAAGTAATGTGGCGAATATCGAGATCGAGGCCCAAAAACAACCCAATCGGACCAGTGACGCCCAGGAAAACCCCAAACCATAAATTCGACATAATCCCAGGCCAGTTTCGCGCGTAATACCCGGAAATCCTTTTCGCAGTCTGTTTGCCTAAAAAATAATTCAGAAAAGGGTTTTTCGCAATTCTTTTCGGAATGTGGTAAAAGACAGAACTGTTCGCAACATTTCCGGAGATAATACCGGAAATAAAAAGAAAAAATCCCGCGATACAGGCGTGCAGAATGGCTTTCGACTGAAAGGGATTATGATCCATTAGAAGTTTTGTTGATCTTTCGGCGGCAAAATTCTGCTGAAACAAAACATCCAGACCATAAATCAACGCTAAAGCCACCGGGAAAGCCAGGGCCACATTTCCCATGAACGCAATAAATTGTGTCCGGAATAGCTTGGAAACCAAATGCGCAAAATCGACATAATTTTTCTGCGTGTTCTCGCCCTCCGAAAGCACTTTCGCCATCGTGGCGGCAGTCATCGCCGGCTGTTTCGTTGCCAGCGTAAAATTCATCAGATAAATCATGATGAAGCCCATCGCGTAATTGAAAGAATACAAAATTGCATGAGAAAAGTCGCTGCCTTCCAAAGAGCCGAAAAACAGTTTCAGGACGACCAAACATCCCACGATTATCCCGCCACCACTCGCTTTCAAAAACATTTTCAGATAATCTCTGCGTGTAGAAGTGATGTAATGCGTGCCGGTTTCCGCCGTGTGGTTTGTAATAAGGTGCGACATTAATGTGGTGCTGTCTAAAACGAGATCCCGGATATTTGTTTTGTGTGATTTATATTCCAAAATATCGAAGAAGAGCTGCTTGCATTTCACAACCACATCTTCTTCCGCATCAATTACCATCACCGCCAAAATCTTGTTCATACGGTCCAGCTGCTGCCGTATCTTAATTAACGATTGATTAATCTTACCCGAAATGCCGTATTTCGCGGAATTTTTAAAGGCTAAATTCACGAAATCCAAACCTTGCTGCAGATAAACTTTGATCTGTTTATAATGCACATCTTTGGACGTGAGCGTGAAGTCCGGATTGGTTTTGTAATTTTCGTTCAGGATGTCGAGTTCGTTTTGAAGCGCTAAAAACGGATTGTCAAAATTGCGGTATTCCGGCGCCATGTTCACCACTTCCACATCCATAGCATTTCCGATAATGCGCCACGCCAAGATATTCATTGAAAAAAGAAGTTCTAACTTCACTTCCGGATTCATGATGAAATCATCGATGCCGAGCAATTGGAAAAACTCCGTCAGCTCTTCGTCAGGAATGTTTTTAAAATAATTGAGATCTCTCACGGGCCGTACGGAGGCTGTATCTACCAAAAACCAGATCGTGTTTTCGTTTTCGACGGCAGGCAAAATTTTGTTGAGAAGCCGTTTTTTAAATTCGGCAAAGAAAGCATTCTCCGATAAAATATTGGCTTCGGTAAGGGATAAATTGAAAGGTTTTCCGCCAAAAATATTTTTAATGTAGTAGCCGAAATTCTGCGTGAGGGATTCGTTTTCCCGCAAAAAGCGAAGAATATTTCCAAAGTCACTTTCGTGCAGATTCCGGATCAGTTCAGAAAGGGGCTCCAGCGATTTCGTCTCGTTTCGGAAACTGAAATACTGGGAAAGTACTGCGGTAAAACCTGCCTTTTTTCGGGTGCTGAATGCCATAATTGCGACAAAGATAATTTATTTCATTGTCACATTGTTCATTTGGCGCAAAATCCAGTTGTGCTTTTTATTCAGGTAAGGCGTGGGATTTTTGGGGTCGTATTTTTGGGGATTTGGCAAGATGGTCGCAATCCACGCCGCCTCGCTTTTCGTCAGGTTTTTGGAACTTTTGTTGAAATAATATTCTGAGGCCGCTTCTACGCCGAAAACGCCGCGACCCATTTCGATGGAATTTAAATAGCGTTCTAAAATAACATCTTTACCCCAAACCAACTCGATAATAAACGTATAAAAAGCTTCCAAACCTTTACGGAGGTAACTTCTGCCCTGCCATAGAAAAATATTTTTGGCCGTTTGCTGAGAAATCGTACTGCCGCCGCGCAGTTTTTTGCCTTTCTCGTTGCTTTTCATGGCTTTTTGGATGGCTTTATAATCGAAACCGTTGTGGTTGTAAAAGCTTTGATCTTCGGCGGCGATGACGGCTTTTTTCACGTTGGTTCCCATTTCGTCGTAAGAAATATAATCTCTTTTCAGCTTTCCGTATTCCATTAAACCGCCAATCTGCGTAAGTGTAACGGGCGGATTAAAAAATTTCCCCCACACAATAAAAAGAATATTGGCCAGAATAACAATATAAATAAGCTTTTTAATTTTCTTCCACATAATTGGAGCAAGGTTGATTTTGAGGTGCAAAAATAGAAATATATTTTACTTCAGTTCCTTCAGATATGTTAAATTATAATTGGGCAGAAGTTCGGAATGAAAAATTTTGATATAATCTTTCAGCACAAGATCAGCACGCACGACGCCGCTTTCAAAATAATCATTGGATTTTGCCCTTTCTTTTCCCGTCACCGTGTACAATTTGCCTTTGTTGAAGATGTTCATTTTGGTATAATTGGGATTAATTTGAAGAAGTTCTTTTTTGGCCTGATGGTTTCCCACGTTAATCCAGTATTCCGCATGTTGAGCTTTGGCATACACTTCTTCGAAACTCATAGGAACAGCTTTAGACTCGGGATTTTCTGAATTGATATATTTTCCGTTGGCATCAGCGATGAATTGGGCAAGATTTGTTTTTCCGCCCGGCAGAAACCATTGGTTGCCGTACATTTCATTGGCTAAGACAACGGGTTTAGATTTGGATTTTGAAGCCAAATTTTTTAAGGAATCGTAACTATTTTGAATTGTAGTGAAGCTTTCTTCTGCCCTTTCTTTTGCGTTAAAGAGTTTGCCGAACACCAGTAGGTATTTTGATTTTTCCAGCGGATCCTGCTCCAGGTATTCGTCCAGGAAAATAATTTCGATGCCGTTTTTTCGGATCAGATCATACGTATTGTCGAAGCTGGCGATGTAATTCGTAAAAATAACATCGGGTTGTAAAGCAAGGATTTTTTCCAGATCATATTTCTGCTCGTTGCCGACATTTTGAATTTTTTCATCATCGATTAACTGATGAATTTTATTAGAGAAAACGTATTCGGGACTCGATATTCCGATGATGGTACTTTCCAAACCCAATTCCGTAAAATAACCGACCAAACTCGCGTTGAGAAGAATGACTTTTTTATAAGGCAATTTTGAAGTCGGAATGTCGTTCGTAAATTTCCCGGATTTAAGTTGCAGAAGGTTGCCCTCGCTTTTGTACTGAACATTTTGAGAAATTTTTTCCCAGTTTGTCTGGACCGGATGATTTTCCTTTTTGCAGGAAAAAAGAATAAAAAACGATAAAAAAGTAAAAAAAGTAAGTTTCATTTTTGAAGGGAATAAAAAAGTGTTATATTTGCAGACCTAAAAAAAAGGCCTCGTGGCGCAACTGAATAGCGCACTTGATTACGGCTCAAGAGGTTACTGGTTTGAATCCAGTCGAGGTCACAAAAATCTTGCGTTTCGCAAGATTTTTTTTTATTTCTCCAAAAGCAGCGAAACCCATTCCTCACGTTGCAGTTTCTTCTTTAACGTTAATTTTTGCGCCGTGCAGACCTCCAGAATATCGTCGACATCGAAAAAGC encodes:
- the recF gene encoding DNA replication/repair protein RecF (All proteins in this family for which functions are known are DNA-binding proteins that assist the filamentation of RecA onto DNA for the initiation of recombination or recombinational repair.); its protein translation is MIIRKLSLLNFKNHDERNFDFSPQINCFVGNNGVGKTNILDALHYLSVAKSFLGNTDLNNIKENEDFFTVEGHIFNGEKVDIIKVQQPKDTKKILKKNDKSYDRIADHIGFLPSVIISPYDSNLISDSGESRRKFLDSMISQTDSDYLFNLIQYQKTVQQRNALLKSFAKNRYFDGDNLEIYNEPLIKFGTKIFLKRQKFTNSILPLIQSYYEIISKGNEKVTVNYQSDLQEEFDENQPDQKFRNLLNQNLDRDRMLTYTSKGVHKDDLLFEMNGNSLKKIGSQGQQKSFLIALKLSQMNRIKELTGKTPILLLDDIFDKLDDSRVSQLIELVNQEHFGQIFITDTSKERTENVVKRINEESKIFEL
- a CDS encoding ABC transporter substrate-binding protein, whose protein sequence is MKLTFFTFLSFFILFSCKKENHPVQTNWEKISQNVQYKSEGNLLQLKSGKFTNDIPTSKLPYKKVILLNASLVGYFTELGLESTIIGISSPEYVFSNKIHQLIDDEKIQNVGNEQKYDLEKILALQPDVIFTNYIASFDNTYDLIRKNGIEIIFLDEYLEQDPLEKSKYLLVFGKLFNAKERAEESFTTIQNSYDSLKNLASKSKSKPVVLANEMYGNQWFLPGGKTNLAQFIADANGKYINSENPESKAVPMSFEEVYAKAQHAEYWINVGNHQAKKELLQINPNYTKMNIFNKGKLYTVTGKERAKSNDYFESGVVRADLVLKDYIKIFHSELLPNYNLTYLKELK
- the mtgA gene encoding monofunctional biosynthetic peptidoglycan transglycosylase — protein: MWKKIKKLIYIVILANILFIVWGKFFNPPVTLTQIGGLMEYGKLKRDYISYDEMGTNVKKAVIAAEDQSFYNHNGFDYKAIQKAMKSNEKGKKLRGGSTISQQTAKNIFLWQGRSYLRKGLEAFYTFIIELVWGKDVILERYLNSIEMGRGVFGVEAASEYYFNKSSKNLTKSEAAWIATILPNPQKYDPKNPTPYLNKKHNWILRQMNNVTMK
- a CDS encoding site-specific recombinase — translated: MAFSTRKKAGFTAVLSQYFSFRNETKSLEPLSELIRNLHESDFGNILRFLRENESLTQNFGYYIKNIFGGKPFNLSLTEANILSENAFFAEFKKRLLNKILPAVENENTIWFLVDTASVRPVRDLNYFKNIPDEELTEFFQLLGIDDFIMNPEVKLELLFSMNILAWRIIGNAMDVEVVNMAPEYRNFDNPFLALQNELDILNENYKTNPDFTLTSKDVHYKQIKVYLQQGLDFVNLAFKNSAKYGISGKINQSLIKIRQQLDRMNKILAVMVIDAEEDVVVKCKQLFFDILEYKSHKTNIRDLVLDSTTLMSHLITNHTAETGTHYITSTRRDYLKMFLKASGGGIIVGCLVVLKLFFGSLEGSDFSHAILYSFNYAMGFIMIYLMNFTLATKQPAMTAATMAKVLSEGENTQKNYVDFAHLVSKLFRTQFIAFMGNVALAFPVALALIYGLDVLFQQNFAAERSTKLLMDHNPFQSKAILHACIAGFFLFISGIISGNVANSSVFYHIPKRIAKNPFLNYFLGKQTAKRISGYYARNWPGIMSNLWFGVFLGVTGPIGLFLGLDLDIRHITFAAGNIALGFYGKGFEVDPYTVWISVTTVFIIGFFNFAVSFGLSMILAFRSRKVNFGEVQEIYKEIFRYFLKNPFRFFLPIRSQTLDISTKEMVDNTVITKSEDR